From the genome of Coffea eugenioides isolate CCC68of unplaced genomic scaffold, Ceug_1.0 ScVebR1_784;HRSCAF=1521, whole genome shotgun sequence, one region includes:
- the LOC113758907 gene encoding uncharacterized protein LOC113758907, with protein MAPPPTYPYGIFARYNPQAVYAYHSGAPGHSTVDCKALKHRIQDMIEAGEIVIRKREAQGPNINRNPLPEHTNIIGVILDDAEYEEQVQKLAREVEVFGVTDQPFVIDVSFEEDKRSFILDLTLAESETLEPVVIEFPEQEPVLSLQRVPWNYDKPIIQIGEKSVAKEEVSVVTRSGRIASPFGATVPIQTNKPELPAKPTITEKEVLNFLKRLQRSEYNVVEKLSKSPAQISMLDLLFSSDMHRDALLEVLTKAQIPKDISVANFSHIVGSVLFTKQITFSDDELPAEGIGHNKALYIAVRCNGKMLPKMLIDNESALNICPWSTLKKLGLQDINLRPSGTIVRGFDGAQREPIGEVDLVVEMGPAQFQIACQVMHFPSVYNVLLGRPWIHKSGAVPSSLHQLLKFIVNDKLITIFAEEDCLVIANSGSKEDGSRNATVTPHSTADIVS; from the coding sequence ATGGCACCCCCTCCGACCTATCCATATGGCATATTCGCTAGGTATAACCCACAAGCCGTCTAtgcttatcattcaggggcaCCCGGACATTCAACTGTTGATTGCAAGGCTCTTAAGCATAgaattcaagatatgattgaagcCGGAGAGATTGTAATCAGGAAAAGGGAGGCACAAGGGCCGAATATAAATAGGAACCCCTTGCCGGAACATACTAATATCATTGGGGTCATTCTGGACGACGCAGAGTATGAGGAGCAAGTCCAAAAATTGGCAAGAGAAGTTGAGgtgtttggggtcacagaccaaccATTTGTAATAGATGTGTCATTTGAGGAGGATAAAAGgtcttttattttggatcttACTCTAGCTGAGAGCGAGACTTTGGAGCCAGTGGTCATCGAATTCCCAGAGCAGGAGCCTGTTCTAAGTTTGCAGCGAGTGCCATGGAACTACGATAAACCTATCATACAAATTGGAGAAAAGTCAGTTGCCAAAGAAGAGGTGTCAGTGGTCACTAGATCAGGGAGGATTGCAAGTCCGTTTGGAGCTACCGTTCCGATTCAAACAAATAAACCTGAGCTGCCCGCTAAACCAACAATTACTGAGAAGGAAGTCTTGAattttcttaaaaggctccaAAGAAGCGAATATAATGTAGTCGAGAAGCTAAGCAAGTCGCCCGCCCAAATATCCATGTTGGATCTGCTCTTTTCTTCGGATATGCATAGGGATGCGTTGCTCGAAGTGTTGactaaagctcaaatccctaaggACATTTCAGTTGCTAATTTCTCACATATAGTTGGGAGTGtgttatttacaaaacaaatcacTTTCTCTGATGATGAATTACCGGCagaaggcattggacataacaaggctCTGTACATAGCTGTGAGGTGCAACGGAAAAATGTTGCCAAAGATGTTGATTGACAATGAATCTGCgcttaatatctgtccttggagTACCTTGAAAAAGCTAGGGTTGCAAGATATTAAcctgaggccttcagggaccatagttagaggttttgatggagcacaaAGAGAACCTATAGGAGAAGTGGATTTAGTAGTCGAGATGGGGCCCGCACAGTTTCAAATAGCCTGCCAAGTTatgcactttcctagtgtttacaaTGTTTTGCTTGGAAGGCCGTGGATTCATAAGTCCGGAGCTGTGCCTTCTTCATTGCATCAATTGTTGAAATTCATAGTAAATGACAAATTGATAACTATATTTGCCGAGGAAGATTGCCTCGTGATTGCTAATTCTGGGTCCAAAGAAGATGGTAGCCGAAACGCCACagtgacccctcatagcacaGCTGATATCGTCTCC